One window of Nymphaea colorata isolate Beijing-Zhang1983 chromosome 1, ASM883128v2, whole genome shotgun sequence genomic DNA carries:
- the LOC126410120 gene encoding uncharacterized protein LOC126410120, whose protein sequence is MGRGILPTPPSMNTTVATSRRVPTCFYCNKRGHVKSECWHNPQNKNNQVRRENKAAAGSVSSSSSSNPTSNVSSEVQQLLMTALSKLHLKQNEQGEWYVDSGAAAHVTGDTGCSNQEDVR, encoded by the exons atgggaagagggattctcccgaCACCACCAAGCATGAATACTACTgttgccacatctagaagggttccaacTTGCTTTTATTGTAATAAGAGGGGACATGtgaaatcagaatgttggcacaatcctcagaatAAGAATAATCAAGTCAGGCGTgaaaacaaggcagcagcagggtccgtttcatcctcatctagctcaaatccaacatcaaatgtttcatcgGAGGTGCAACAACTTCTTATGACAGCCTTATCTAAGCtccacttgaagcaaaatgagcaaggagagtggtatgtggactctggagcagcagcccatgttactggtgacacag gatgctcgaaccaagaggacgttcgctga